Proteins from one Thermobifida alba genomic window:
- the rsfS gene encoding ribosome silencing factor, which yields MTATDRTVELVGIAAAAAADKLAQDIVAYDVSDQLVITDAFMLCSAPNDRQVRAIVDEVEERLLRQAGAKPVRREGERDGRWVLLDYIDLVVHVQHEEERGYYGLERLWKDCPEIALPEGARGADRVVDGPDSR from the coding sequence GTGACCGCCACGGACCGGACCGTTGAACTCGTCGGCATCGCCGCCGCCGCAGCAGCCGACAAACTCGCCCAGGACATCGTCGCCTACGACGTCAGCGACCAGCTCGTCATCACCGACGCCTTCATGCTGTGCTCCGCACCCAACGACCGCCAGGTCAGGGCCATCGTCGACGAGGTCGAGGAACGCCTGCTGCGCCAGGCGGGCGCCAAGCCTGTGCGCCGCGAGGGCGAGCGCGACGGCCGCTGGGTGCTGCTGGACTACATCGACCTCGTCGTGCACGTCCAGCACGAGGAGGAGCGCGGCTACTACGGCCTGGAGCGGCTGTGGAAGGACTGCCCGGAGATCGCCCTGCCGGAGGGGGCCCGGGGAGCCGACCGTGTCGTGGACGGCCCGGACAGCCGTTGA
- a CDS encoding histidine phosphatase family protein has protein sequence MAETRRVICWRHGQTDWNVENRFQGQLDIPLNKTGIAQAERAAQLLALLRPDAIIASDLRRASDTAHALARITGLTVTHDPALRERFGGPWEGLSRAEIAAGWPEQLPTMDIPGGEDMPTVGARVAEAIERGLEKVPEGGTLVVASHGAALRAGIHTMLGLPPDQLEALGSLSNCSWSVLGPRRLGGWRLLEHNAGTLPEDKVLGDDR, from the coding sequence GTGGCCGAGACACGCCGTGTGATCTGCTGGCGCCACGGACAGACCGACTGGAACGTCGAGAACCGTTTCCAGGGGCAGCTCGACATCCCCCTGAACAAGACGGGCATCGCCCAGGCCGAACGGGCCGCCCAACTGCTCGCCCTGCTGCGCCCCGACGCGATCATCGCCTCCGACCTGCGGCGGGCCTCCGACACCGCGCACGCCCTGGCGCGGATCACGGGACTGACCGTGACCCACGACCCCGCGCTGCGCGAACGCTTCGGCGGCCCGTGGGAGGGGCTGTCCCGTGCCGAGATCGCCGCGGGCTGGCCCGAGCAGCTGCCGACCATGGACATCCCCGGCGGGGAGGACATGCCCACCGTCGGGGCACGGGTGGCCGAGGCCATCGAGCGCGGCCTGGAGAAGGTGCCCGAGGGCGGCACGCTCGTCGTCGCCAGCCACGGCGCGGCCCTGCGCGCGGGGATCCACACCATGCTCGGCCTGCCTCCGGACCAGCTGGAGGCTCTGGGGTCGCTGAGCAACTGCTCCTGGTCCGTGCTCGGCCCCCGCCGCCTCGGCGGCTGGCGCCTGCTGGAGCACAACGCGGGCACCCTGCCCGAGGACAAGGTGCTGGGCGACGACCGTTAA
- the nadD gene encoding nicotinate-nucleotide adenylyltransferase, which translates to MTVPEEKTTTRGKRPPRRIGIMGGTFDPIHHGHLVAGSEVAHLFDLDEVIFVPAGHPWQKQRRGSRVTPAEHRYLMTVIATAENPQFRVSRIEIDREGPTYTIDTLRQMRQQYGPDVELFFITGADALGAILSWHNADELFELAHFVGCNRPGHRLTDSGLPEGKVSLVEIPALAISSTECRERVRKGEPIWYLVPDGIVRYINKTGLYLDD; encoded by the coding sequence TTGACCGTGCCCGAGGAGAAGACGACCACGCGGGGGAAGAGACCTCCGCGCCGCATCGGCATCATGGGCGGCACCTTCGACCCCATCCACCACGGACACCTGGTGGCCGGCAGCGAGGTGGCCCACCTGTTCGACCTCGACGAGGTGATCTTCGTCCCCGCGGGACACCCCTGGCAGAAGCAGCGCAGGGGGAGCCGGGTCACCCCGGCCGAGCACCGCTACCTGATGACGGTGATCGCCACCGCGGAGAACCCCCAGTTCCGGGTGAGCCGGATCGAGATCGACCGGGAGGGCCCGACCTACACCATCGACACCCTGCGGCAGATGCGCCAGCAGTACGGCCCTGACGTGGAACTGTTCTTCATCACCGGGGCGGACGCGCTGGGCGCTATTCTGAGCTGGCACAACGCGGATGAACTCTTTGAACTCGCGCATTTCGTAGGCTGTAACCGACCGGGGCACCGGCTCACCGACTCCGGCCTGCCCGAGGGCAAGGTCTCCCTGGTGGAGATCCCCGCCCTGGCCATCTCCTCGACCGAGTGTCGGGAGCGGGTCCGCAAGGGCGAGCCCATCTGGTACCTGGTGCCCGACGGCATCGTCCGCTACATCAACAAGACCGGGCTCTACCTCGATGACTAG
- a CDS encoding AAA family ATPase, with protein MCPDPHRIRTITIEGLTSIRSAKVDLGDLNILVGANGAGKSNFVSALALLGRIVDGELNLFVGQAGGAGVLLHNGAKGDAAIRIRLDFAPNGYEAVLVPAANDELIFRSETVWFHGEGYDRPWTDSLGAGHRKTRLNEEATRSGGTVAGYARRRRPRHRPVQASGTALPRTPEDFRRS; from the coding sequence TTGTGCCCTGACCCCCACAGAATCCGGACGATCACCATCGAGGGACTCACATCGATCCGCTCGGCGAAGGTCGACCTCGGTGATCTCAACATCCTCGTCGGTGCCAACGGAGCGGGCAAGAGCAACTTCGTCTCCGCACTGGCGCTGCTCGGCCGGATCGTGGACGGCGAACTCAACCTGTTCGTGGGCCAGGCGGGCGGGGCCGGGGTACTGCTGCACAACGGCGCGAAGGGGGACGCGGCCATCAGGATCAGGCTGGACTTCGCCCCGAACGGCTACGAAGCCGTCCTCGTCCCCGCTGCCAACGACGAACTGATCTTCCGTAGCGAGACCGTCTGGTTCCACGGCGAGGGCTACGACCGTCCCTGGACCGACTCCCTGGGTGCGGGGCACCGGAAGACCCGGCTGAACGAGGAAGCCACGCGCTCCGGTGGCACGGTGGCCGGCTACGCTCGTCGACGGCGGCCGCGACACCGCCCCGTCCAAGCATCTGGAACGGCTCTACCCCGGACACCGGAAGACTTCCGACGGTCCTGA
- a CDS encoding pectate lyase, which produces MGRSIARRLVSTLATAALVTAGLALPMASASAQTGSATGYAAQNGGTTGGAGGQRVRATTGTQIHQALCARPSTSTPIIIEVEGTINHGNTSKVSGSGCDTADDVIELKKVSNVTIVGVGRGAVFDQLGIHIRESRNIIIQNVTIRNVKKSGSPTSNGGDAIGMEKDVRNVWVDHVTLEASGGESQGYDGLFDLKNNTQYVTLSYSILRNSGRGGLVGSSESDRSNSYITYHHNLYENIDSRAPLLRGGVAHMYNNHYVGLNKSGINSRAGARAKVENNYFKNSKDVLGTFYTNERGYWEVRGNIFDNVTWSSQGNENYPAGPNPQSTTSVSIPYSYRMDDAGCVPQVVAQTAGANKGNRVSDGNCRSQDPGPGDPGPGDPGPGDPGPGDPNPGGPNLSLGAGADGSSKASGTSYGNVIDGNMSTYWSPSGSTGRISVKWGSTTTVSAINIREAAGAEGNIGSWRVVNNDTGAVLATGSGAGVITFAPTTLRKINFEITSSNGTPRVAEFETYG; this is translated from the coding sequence GTGGGACGATCCATTGCGCGTCGACTCGTGTCGACGCTGGCCACTGCGGCCCTGGTGACCGCTGGTCTGGCCCTGCCGATGGCCTCGGCGTCGGCGCAGACCGGCAGCGCCACGGGTTACGCGGCCCAGAACGGTGGCACCACCGGCGGCGCGGGCGGACAGCGGGTGCGGGCCACCACCGGGACCCAGATCCACCAGGCCCTGTGCGCACGGCCCAGCACCAGCACCCCGATCATCATCGAGGTCGAAGGAACCATCAACCACGGCAACACCTCCAAGGTGTCGGGAAGCGGTTGCGACACCGCCGACGACGTGATCGAGCTCAAGAAGGTCAGCAACGTCACGATCGTCGGCGTCGGCCGCGGAGCCGTGTTCGACCAGCTGGGCATCCACATCCGGGAGTCCAGGAACATCATCATCCAGAACGTGACCATCCGGAACGTCAAGAAGTCCGGCTCTCCCACCTCCAACGGCGGTGACGCCATCGGGATGGAGAAGGACGTCCGCAACGTCTGGGTGGACCACGTCACCCTGGAGGCCTCGGGCGGGGAGTCGCAGGGCTACGACGGCCTCTTCGACCTGAAGAACAACACCCAGTACGTCACCCTCTCCTACAGCATCCTGCGCAACTCCGGCCGCGGCGGCCTGGTCGGGTCCAGCGAGAGCGACCGCTCCAACAGCTACATCACGTACCACCACAACCTGTACGAGAACATCGACTCGCGTGCCCCCCTGCTGCGCGGCGGCGTGGCGCACATGTACAACAACCACTACGTGGGGCTGAACAAGTCCGGCATCAACTCCCGTGCCGGGGCCCGCGCGAAGGTGGAGAACAACTACTTCAAGAACTCCAAGGACGTCCTGGGCACCTTCTACACCAACGAGAGGGGCTACTGGGAGGTCCGGGGCAACATCTTCGACAACGTGACCTGGTCCAGCCAGGGCAACGAGAACTACCCCGCCGGCCCCAACCCGCAGTCCACCACGTCGGTGAGCATCCCGTACTCCTACCGGATGGACGACGCCGGCTGCGTGCCGCAGGTCGTGGCGCAGACCGCGGGCGCCAACAAGGGCAACCGGGTCTCGGACGGCAACTGCCGGTCGCAGGACCCGGGGCCGGGCGATCCCGGCCCCGGTGACCCCGGTCCCGGCGACCCGGGCCCGGGCGACCCGAACCCCGGCGGCCCCAACCTCAGCCTCGGGGCCGGCGCCGACGGCTCCAGCAAGGCCAGCGGGACCAGCTACGGCAACGTCATCGACGGCAACATGAGCACCTACTGGTCGCCGAGCGGCTCGACCGGTCGCATCTCGGTCAAGTGGGGCTCCACCACCACGGTGTCGGCGATCAACATCCGCGAGGCGGCCGGGGCCGAGGGCAACATCGGCTCCTGGCGGGTCGTCAACAACGACACCGGAGCTGTCCTGGCCACCGGCAGCGGAGCGGGCGTCATCACCTTCGCCCCGACGACGCTGCGCAAGATCAACTTCGAGATCACCAGCTCGAACGGCACACCGCGCGTCGCGGAGTTCGAGACCTACGGTTAA
- a CDS encoding glycosyltransferase family 2 protein codes for MSMDVTVVIPVHNTGRGVLEGLESLRSQTLPRSRFEVIYVDDGSTDGTGELLDAELAAEENFSVVHIENSGWPGRPRNIGMDRARGEFLLFMDDDDHLGTEALERLVAKAREDSADIVVGRMAGIGRRAPREIFQKPLSGGTVRANRLLLSTLTVHKLFRTEFLRAHGLRFPEGRVRLEDHMFMLPAYLRARSVSVVHDYTCYYWVRHKDFGNISFATPDPADYLGSVERIIDIIEAETEPGEFQDTLIAQWYRSKLLGQVQGAKYLQLPQATADTLHNVAHSLVRRRIPERVDARLNPFARLRAAALRTGRFDLVRRIAEFELDLAQRTTVTGYRWDGATLSVDVESTLVRASDQRPLEFVRSGGSVHWDLPPEALAEPPVRHAAEVGAALDRIKLRTFARNKELGADVTVPTSFTRVEEPAGADRFTVRLRGTVELDMAHGNLGSPLLGRWWFVSRVELGGVSCDRPLGPLRSLGAEAGRVPAFVRVDGAPPVLVTPAYNRKGHLVVTADPTWRKFASLIPTKERPALVRNGDGLRLRIPLALHAGDEPVDLPLRLVGDGANVAGTASVRTEPTGAARPHAVLTADLPAVPRQGRWQVAVGPAERPVPLRILLSRGLIRCSVTVQRPPRLRALAGRLHRALRRRAGRLARAAGLLR; via the coding sequence ATGTCCATGGACGTGACCGTCGTCATTCCGGTCCACAACACCGGCCGGGGGGTGCTGGAAGGACTGGAGTCGCTGCGCTCCCAGACTCTGCCGCGCTCCCGCTTCGAGGTGATCTACGTCGACGACGGCTCCACCGACGGAACCGGGGAGCTGCTCGACGCCGAACTGGCGGCCGAGGAGAACTTCTCGGTGGTGCACATCGAGAACTCCGGCTGGCCCGGACGCCCCCGCAACATCGGCATGGACCGGGCTCGGGGCGAGTTCCTCCTCTTCATGGACGACGACGACCACCTCGGTACCGAGGCGCTGGAACGCCTGGTCGCCAAGGCCCGTGAGGACTCCGCCGACATCGTCGTCGGCCGGATGGCGGGCATCGGCCGCAGGGCGCCCCGGGAGATCTTCCAGAAGCCCCTCTCCGGCGGGACCGTGCGCGCCAACCGCCTGCTGCTCAGCACGCTCACGGTGCACAAGCTCTTCCGCACCGAGTTCCTGCGCGCCCACGGGCTGCGCTTCCCCGAGGGGAGGGTCCGGCTGGAGGACCACATGTTCATGCTCCCCGCCTACCTGCGCGCCCGGTCGGTCTCGGTGGTGCACGACTACACCTGCTACTACTGGGTGCGGCACAAGGACTTCGGGAACATCTCCTTCGCCACCCCCGACCCCGCGGACTACCTCGGCAGTGTCGAGCGGATCATCGACATCATCGAGGCCGAGACCGAACCCGGGGAGTTCCAGGACACCCTGATCGCGCAGTGGTACCGGTCGAAACTGCTGGGCCAGGTGCAGGGTGCCAAGTACCTGCAGCTGCCGCAGGCGACCGCGGACACGCTGCACAACGTTGCCCACTCGCTGGTCCGGCGCCGTATCCCCGAGCGCGTGGACGCCAGGCTCAACCCCTTCGCCCGGCTGCGCGCGGCCGCGCTGCGGACCGGACGGTTCGACCTCGTCCGCCGGATCGCCGAGTTCGAGCTCGACCTGGCGCAGCGGACCACGGTGACCGGTTACCGCTGGGACGGCGCGACACTGTCCGTGGACGTCGAGAGCACCCTGGTCCGCGCAAGCGACCAGCGTCCCCTGGAGTTCGTGCGCTCGGGCGGATCGGTCCACTGGGACCTGCCCCCCGAGGCGCTCGCGGAGCCCCCGGTGCGCCACGCTGCCGAGGTCGGTGCGGCGCTGGATCGGATCAAGCTGCGGACCTTCGCGCGCAACAAGGAACTCGGCGCGGACGTGACGGTGCCGACCTCGTTCACCCGCGTCGAGGAGCCGGCGGGAGCGGACCGGTTCACCGTACGGCTGCGCGGGACCGTCGAACTCGACATGGCGCACGGCAACCTGGGCTCGCCCCTGCTGGGGCGGTGGTGGTTCGTCTCCCGCGTCGAACTGGGCGGGGTCAGCTGCGACCGCCCGCTCGGCCCGCTGCGCTCCCTCGGGGCGGAGGCGGGCCGTGTCCCCGCCTTCGTGCGCGTGGACGGGGCACCGCCGGTCCTGGTGACTCCCGCCTACAACCGGAAGGGGCACCTGGTCGTCACGGCCGACCCCACCTGGCGGAAGTTCGCCTCGCTCATCCCCACGAAGGAGCGGCCCGCCCTCGTGCGCAACGGGGACGGCCTGCGGCTGCGCATCCCGCTCGCCCTGCACGCCGGCGACGAGCCGGTCGACCTGCCGCTGCGTCTGGTGGGCGACGGGGCGAACGTGGCGGGGACCGCGAGCGTGCGCACCGAGCCGACCGGGGCCGCCCGCCCCCACGCGGTGCTGACCGCCGACCTGCCCGCCGTCCCCCGCCAGGGCCGCTGGCAGGTCGCCGTGGGCCCCGCGGAGCGTCCCGTTCCGCTGCGGATCCTGCTGTCGCGGGGCCTGATCCGCTGCTCCGTCACGGTGCAGCGGCCACCGCGGCTCCGCGCCCTCGCCGGCCGTCTCCACCGGGCCCTGCGCCGCCGCGCGGGCCGCCTGGCGCGCGCGGCGGGCCTCCTCCGCTAG
- a CDS encoding M48 family metallopeptidase, translating into MPTTPDRARIRLRDISSRAYEHPADRGALVALRSLRGFDDLFKRLSGLFNERALRLMFLASAVRVDERQFPDVHDYVRDAAYILDLDRVPELYIQMNPQPNAMAIGSDRPFIVMTTGLFDLLDAEEQRFVVGHEVGHILSGHAVYRTMLLALVRLAARVAWIPLGYVGLRAIVAALEEWYRKSELSCDRAGLLAAQDPEAAKRALMKMAGGSRLAEMNVDAFLEQAREYDAAEDVRDGFLKLLITQGHTHPFAVVRLAELDRWIKDGDYRRILDGDYPRRDTDADARIGEEARSAAQSYREAWERTADPLVGTLRDVVGGAAATGGKIFDTVADRWKNGPAGRRGSA; encoded by the coding sequence ATGCCGACTACTCCTGACCGCGCCCGTATCCGACTCCGCGACATCTCCTCCCGCGCCTACGAGCATCCGGCGGATCGCGGCGCACTGGTCGCCCTGCGGTCGCTGCGCGGCTTCGACGACCTCTTCAAACGTCTGTCCGGCCTGTTCAACGAGCGGGCGCTGCGGCTGATGTTCCTCGCCAGCGCCGTGCGGGTGGACGAACGCCAGTTCCCCGACGTCCACGACTACGTGCGCGACGCCGCCTACATCCTGGACCTCGACCGGGTCCCCGAGCTGTACATCCAGATGAACCCGCAGCCCAACGCCATGGCGATCGGCAGCGACCGCCCCTTCATCGTCATGACCACCGGGCTGTTCGACCTGCTCGACGCCGAGGAGCAGCGGTTCGTCGTGGGCCACGAGGTGGGCCACATCCTGTCCGGGCACGCCGTGTACCGCACGATGCTGCTGGCGCTGGTCCGGCTGGCGGCGCGGGTCGCGTGGATCCCGCTGGGCTACGTCGGCCTGCGCGCGATCGTCGCGGCGCTGGAGGAGTGGTACCGCAAGTCGGAGCTGTCCTGCGACCGCGCCGGGCTGCTGGCCGCGCAGGACCCGGAGGCGGCCAAGCGGGCGCTGATGAAGATGGCCGGGGGGTCGCGGCTGGCCGAGATGAACGTCGACGCGTTCCTGGAGCAGGCCCGGGAGTACGACGCGGCCGAGGACGTGCGCGACGGCTTCCTGAAGCTGCTGATCACCCAGGGGCACACCCACCCGTTCGCGGTGGTCCGGCTCGCCGAACTGGACCGCTGGATCAAGGACGGCGACTACCGGCGCATCCTCGACGGGGACTACCCGCGCCGCGACACCGACGCCGACGCCCGGATCGGCGAGGAGGCCCGCAGCGCCGCCCAGTCCTACCGGGAGGCCTGGGAGCGCACCGCCGACCCGCTGGTGGGGACGCTGCGCGACGTCGTGGGCGGTGCGGCGGCCACCGGGGGCAAGATCTTCGACACGGTGGCGGACCGGTGGAAGAACGGTCCGGCGGGACGCCGCGGCTCCGCCTGA
- a CDS encoding glutamate-5-semialdehyde dehydrogenase translates to MTDIERDVREVAERARDAAADLAPLSRDAKDEALTAVADALGERAEEIVAANAEDVSRARENGTSEAMIDRLALTPARIAAIADAVREVVELPDPVGEVVRGKTLPNGLELRQVRVPLGVIGIIYEGRPNVTVDAAALCLKSGNAVLLRGSSSAYSSNTVLTDVIRQALAATAVPVDAVQLVPGRSRESVKHLMRARGLVDVLIPRGGASLIQTVVNESTVPVIETGTGNCHLYVDEAADLDRALDIVLNSKVQRCSVCNTTETLLVHAGIADAFLPRVLAALREAGVTVHGDERVRAHDDAVVPATEEDWATEYLSLDLAARVVDSLDEAVAHIRTYSSAHTEAIVTDSQSAARRFVSLVDSAAVMVNASTRFTDGGEFGFGAEIGISTQKLHARGPMGLPELTSTKYVVTGDGHVR, encoded by the coding sequence ATGACTGACATCGAGCGGGACGTCCGCGAGGTCGCTGAGCGCGCTCGGGATGCCGCCGCAGACCTCGCCCCGCTCAGCCGGGACGCCAAGGACGAGGCGCTCACCGCCGTGGCCGACGCACTCGGCGAACGGGCCGAGGAGATCGTCGCGGCCAACGCCGAGGACGTCTCCCGGGCCCGGGAGAACGGCACCAGCGAGGCCATGATCGACCGCCTCGCGCTCACCCCCGCCCGCATCGCCGCGATCGCCGACGCGGTCCGCGAGGTCGTCGAGCTCCCCGACCCGGTCGGCGAGGTCGTCCGCGGCAAGACCCTGCCCAACGGGCTGGAGCTGCGCCAGGTCCGGGTCCCGCTCGGTGTCATCGGCATCATCTACGAGGGCCGCCCCAACGTCACCGTCGACGCCGCCGCGCTCTGCCTCAAGAGCGGCAACGCCGTCCTGCTGCGCGGCTCCTCCTCGGCCTACTCCTCCAACACGGTGCTCACCGACGTGATCCGCCAGGCCCTGGCCGCGACCGCGGTGCCGGTGGACGCCGTGCAGCTGGTGCCCGGCAGGAGCCGCGAGTCGGTCAAGCACCTGATGCGGGCGCGCGGCCTGGTGGACGTGCTGATCCCGCGCGGCGGCGCCTCGCTCATCCAGACCGTGGTCAACGAGTCCACCGTCCCCGTCATCGAGACCGGCACCGGCAACTGCCACCTCTACGTCGACGAGGCGGCCGACCTCGACCGCGCCCTGGACATCGTGCTCAACAGCAAGGTCCAGCGCTGCTCGGTGTGCAACACGACCGAGACCCTGCTGGTCCACGCCGGCATCGCGGACGCCTTCCTGCCCAGGGTCCTGGCGGCGCTGCGCGAGGCCGGGGTCACCGTGCACGGCGACGAGCGGGTCCGCGCCCACGACGACGCCGTGGTGCCCGCCACCGAGGAGGACTGGGCCACCGAGTACCTCTCCCTCGACCTCGCCGCCCGCGTCGTCGACTCCCTGGACGAGGCCGTGGCGCACATCCGCACCTACTCCTCGGCGCACACCGAGGCCATCGTCACCGACTCCCAGTCGGCGGCGCGCCGCTTCGTCTCCCTGGTGGACTCCGCGGCCGTCATGGTCAACGCCTCCACCCGCTTCACCGACGGCGGCGAGTTCGGCTTCGGCGCGGAGATCGGCATCTCCACCCAGAAGCTGCACGCCCGCGGCCCGATGGGCCTGCCCGAGCTGACCTCCACCAAGTACGTGGTCACCGGCGACGGGCACGTCCGCTAG
- a CDS encoding ATP-dependent DNA helicase: MSDLPDVETLLDAAVRALDGTRRDGQVAMARAVAEAVEAGEHLVVQAGTGTGKSLGYLVPALRHAVAENTTVVVSTATIALQNQLIGRDLPRLTEALEPLLGRRPVFAILKGRRNYLCRHRLEGAAAGPEETELFDPHLLSSLGRQVRRLHEWAEETPTGDRDDLVPGVSDLAWRQVSVGANECMGAQLCPFGDDCFAELARAETVGADVVVTNHALLAIDAVQGYRLLPEHDLLLVDEAHELVDRVTAVATGVLSDRSVGVAAKRAAQVCGVELTEQLAEAADGLALMVADTPVGRLDHLPDALATAVAAVRDAAHACLSALPERPKDDPDAASARRLALAALEEVHRTAERILACVQQPLRERRDVVWLARGARQTPGLRVAPLAVDRVLRQALFTDRTTVLTSATLALGGSFDLMARQWGLDLAAEPHGAAQGAGEPAEEPAAEEEGERPRWRALDVGSPFDHARSGILYVARHLPPPGRDGLHPAYLDEIAELVEAAGGRTLGLFSSTRAAVQAAEELRERLKYPILCQGDDSTGQLVREFAEDEATCLFGTLSLWQGVDVPGPSLQLVVVDRIPFPRPDDPLSSARQRAIGADGGNGFLAVAATHAALLLAQGTGRLLRSVHDRGVVAVLDPRLATARYGAFLRASLPPYWGTTDPEVARAALRRLDEAASRAA; the protein is encoded by the coding sequence GTGTCTGATCTTCCCGACGTCGAAACACTCCTCGACGCCGCCGTGCGCGCGCTCGACGGCACCCGGCGCGACGGCCAGGTCGCGATGGCCCGGGCGGTGGCCGAGGCGGTCGAGGCCGGCGAGCACCTCGTCGTGCAGGCCGGCACCGGAACCGGAAAGTCCCTGGGCTACCTGGTTCCGGCACTGCGCCACGCCGTCGCCGAGAACACCACGGTCGTGGTCTCCACCGCCACTATCGCGCTGCAGAACCAGCTCATCGGACGCGACCTGCCGCGCCTGACCGAGGCCCTGGAGCCGCTGCTGGGCCGCCGCCCCGTCTTCGCCATCCTCAAGGGGCGGCGCAACTACCTGTGCCGCCACCGGCTGGAGGGGGCCGCGGCGGGCCCCGAGGAGACCGAGCTGTTCGACCCGCACCTGCTGTCCTCCCTCGGCCGCCAGGTGCGCCGCCTCCACGAGTGGGCCGAGGAGACCCCCACCGGCGACCGCGACGACCTGGTGCCGGGGGTCAGCGACCTGGCCTGGCGGCAGGTCTCCGTGGGCGCCAACGAGTGCATGGGGGCGCAGCTGTGCCCGTTCGGCGACGACTGCTTCGCCGAACTGGCCCGCGCCGAGACCGTCGGCGCCGACGTCGTCGTCACCAACCACGCCCTGCTGGCCATCGACGCGGTCCAGGGCTACCGCCTGCTGCCCGAACACGACCTGCTGCTCGTCGACGAGGCCCACGAGCTCGTCGACCGGGTCACCGCGGTGGCCACCGGCGTCCTCAGCGACCGGAGCGTCGGCGTCGCCGCGAAACGGGCCGCCCAGGTCTGCGGCGTCGAGCTCACCGAGCAGCTCGCGGAGGCCGCCGACGGGCTGGCGCTGATGGTCGCCGACACCCCGGTCGGCCGTCTCGACCACCTTCCCGACGCGCTGGCCACCGCCGTGGCGGCGGTCCGCGACGCCGCGCACGCCTGCCTCTCCGCGCTCCCCGAACGCCCCAAGGACGACCCCGACGCGGCCAGCGCCCGCCGGCTCGCGCTGGCCGCGCTGGAGGAGGTGCACCGCACCGCCGAGCGGATCCTCGCCTGCGTGCAGCAGCCCCTCCGCGAACGGCGGGACGTGGTGTGGCTGGCCAGGGGGGCCCGGCAGACCCCCGGGCTGCGCGTCGCCCCCCTGGCCGTCGACCGGGTGCTGCGCCAGGCACTGTTCACCGACCGCACCACCGTGCTCACCTCCGCCACCCTCGCGCTCGGCGGCTCCTTCGACCTCATGGCGCGGCAGTGGGGGCTGGACCTCGCCGCCGAACCCCACGGGGCCGCCCAGGGGGCCGGGGAACCCGCGGAGGAGCCCGCCGCCGAGGAGGAGGGGGAGCGGCCCCGGTGGCGTGCCCTCGACGTCGGATCGCCGTTCGACCACGCGCGCAGCGGGATCCTCTACGTCGCCCGGCACCTGCCGCCGCCGGGACGGGACGGCCTGCACCCCGCCTACCTCGACGAGATCGCCGAGCTGGTCGAGGCCGCGGGAGGACGCACCCTCGGCCTGTTCTCCTCCACCCGCGCGGCCGTCCAGGCCGCCGAGGAGCTCCGGGAGCGCCTGAAGTACCCGATCCTGTGCCAGGGGGACGACTCCACCGGCCAACTGGTCAGAGAGTTCGCCGAGGACGAGGCCACCTGCCTGTTCGGCACGCTCTCCCTGTGGCAGGGGGTGGACGTTCCGGGGCCGTCGCTGCAACTGGTCGTCGTCGACCGCATCCCCTTTCCCCGCCCCGACGACCCGCTGTCCTCGGCGCGCCAGCGCGCGATCGGCGCGGACGGCGGCAACGGGTTCCTCGCGGTCGCGGCCACCCACGCCGCGCTGCTGCTGGCCCAGGGGACCGGCCGGCTGCTGCGGTCGGTCCACGACAGGGGGGTGGTGGCGGTGCTCGACCCGCGGTTGGCCACC